Proteins co-encoded in one Candidatus Rokuibacteriota bacterium genomic window:
- a CDS encoding DUF6285 domain-containing protein: protein MQDRPTAVELIEAVRDFLAGEVVPALADRSLRYRMRIALHVLGIVAREVPDEETRLRAEREALLNLLDLPRAAPPCDPRLLHAWVLEANRALCERIRDGAAGAGPWRERVLAHVQQVVEEKLQGSNPDFN from the coding sequence ATGCAGGACCGGCCGACCGCCGTGGAGCTGATCGAGGCCGTGCGCGATTTCCTCGCCGGCGAGGTGGTGCCGGCCCTCGCCGACCGGAGCCTGCGCTACCGGATGCGGATCGCCCTTCACGTCCTGGGCATCGTGGCGCGCGAGGTGCCGGACGAGGAGACACGGCTCCGCGCCGAGCGCGAGGCGCTGCTGAACCTTCTGGATCTGCCCCGCGCCGCTCCGCCCTGCGATCCCCGGCTGCTGCACGCGTGGGTGCTCGAGGCCAACCGAGCGCTGTGCGAGCGCATCCGGGACGGCGCGGCCGGCGCCGGTCCCTGGCGGGAGCGCGTGCTGGCGCACGTGCAGCAGGTCGTCGAGGAGAAGCTTCAGGGCAGCAATCCCGACTTCAACTGA